From the Streptomyces pluripotens genome, one window contains:
- a CDS encoding CarD family transcriptional regulator has product MTKPPAPKRHLPTSPFKAPVAPAPKHFAVGDQVTHDMYGLGRVIGIETGVAALVDFGSEQVRILVPYAKMTKL; this is encoded by the coding sequence ATGACAAAGCCTCCGGCGCCGAAGCGCCATCTGCCTACCAGCCCCTTCAAGGCCCCCGTCGCACCGGCTCCCAAACACTTCGCCGTGGGGGATCAGGTCACCCACGACATGTACGGCCTCGGCCGAGTGATCGGCATCGAGACCGGAGTCGCGGCACTCGTGGATTTCGGATCGGAGCAAGTGCGGATCTTGGTCCCGTACGCCAAGATGACCAAGCTGTAG